A window of Sphingomonas sp. Leaf357 contains these coding sequences:
- the hisG gene encoding ATP phosphoribosyltransferase → MAEPIIIAVPKGRILAEAVPLLARAGIVPEAAFSDEDSRALRFTTSNPGIDLIRVRAFDVATFVAHGAAQLGIVGSDVLAEFDYSELYAPVDLGIGHCRLSVAEPASLAARDDPRGWSHVRIATKYPHVTAAHFTARGVQAECVKLNGAMELAPLLGLAPRIVDLVSSGRTLKENGLVEVEVICEVTSRLIVNRAAFKTRGEIVPLVEAFRRAVSSPLPLAGGVGGPERTEARAQ, encoded by the coding sequence ATGGCCGAACCGATCATCATCGCCGTCCCCAAGGGCCGCATCCTCGCCGAGGCCGTGCCGTTGCTCGCGCGCGCCGGAATCGTACCCGAGGCGGCGTTCAGCGACGAAGACTCCCGCGCCCTGCGCTTCACCACCAGCAATCCCGGAATCGACCTGATCCGCGTCCGCGCGTTCGACGTCGCGACCTTCGTGGCGCACGGCGCGGCGCAGCTCGGCATCGTCGGGTCGGACGTGCTGGCCGAATTCGACTATTCCGAACTCTACGCGCCGGTCGATCTCGGCATCGGCCATTGCCGCCTGTCGGTCGCCGAACCCGCATCGCTCGCCGCCCGGGACGATCCGCGCGGCTGGAGCCATGTGCGCATCGCGACCAAATACCCGCACGTCACCGCCGCCCACTTCACCGCGCGCGGCGTGCAGGCGGAATGCGTCAAGCTGAACGGCGCGATGGAACTCGCGCCGCTGCTGGGGCTGGCCCCGCGTATCGTCGATCTCGTGTCGTCGGGCCGCACGCTGAAGGAGAACGGTCTGGTCGAGGTGGAGGTGATCTGCGAGGTCACCAGCCGTCTGATCGTCAACCGCGCCGCCTTCAAGACGCGCGGCGAGATCGTGCCGCTGGTCGAGGCGTTCCGGCGGGCCGTCTCTTCTCCCCTCCCGCTTGCGGGAGGGGTCGGAGGGCCCGAACGAACAGAGGCGCGCGCGCAATGA
- the hisD gene encoding histidinol dehydrogenase, producing MINLSTSDPGFDRAFTTLVNARREADADVARDVRIIVSSVRDEGDAALAAFTKKFDRHDPNETGWRIEKSEWLAAYDGLDAPLRDALDLAAARITAYHEKQRPQDSDTTDSAGVRLGARWNAIQAAGIYIPGGRAAYPSSVLMNAIPAKVAGVDRVAMVTPTPNGEINPLVLAAAHIAGVDEIWKVGGAQAIAALAYGTGRIAPVDVITGPGNAWVAEAKRQLYGVVGIDMVAGPSEIVVVADGRNDPDWIAADLLSQSEHDPTSQSILFTDDAAFARAVAQAVDLQIGTLGTADTARAAWDANGAIIVTASLEEALPLVDRLAPEHLELACDDPQALFDRVRHAGSVFMGRHTPEAIGDYVAGPNHVLPTGRRARFASGLSVLDFMKRTSFLQLDEASLAAIGPAAVALAEAEGLPAHARSVALRL from the coding sequence ATGATCAACCTCTCCACCTCCGATCCCGGCTTCGACCGCGCCTTCACCACGCTCGTCAACGCCCGCCGCGAGGCCGACGCCGACGTCGCCCGCGACGTGCGCATCATCGTGTCCAGCGTCCGCGACGAGGGCGACGCCGCGCTCGCCGCGTTCACGAAGAAGTTCGACCGCCACGATCCGAACGAAACCGGCTGGCGGATCGAGAAGAGCGAGTGGCTCGCCGCCTATGACGGCCTCGATGCTCCCTTGCGCGACGCGCTCGATCTCGCCGCCGCGCGCATCACCGCCTATCACGAGAAGCAGCGCCCGCAGGACAGCGACACCACCGACAGCGCCGGCGTCCGCCTCGGCGCACGCTGGAACGCGATTCAAGCCGCAGGCATCTACATCCCCGGCGGCCGCGCGGCCTATCCTTCCTCGGTGCTGATGAACGCGATCCCCGCCAAGGTCGCCGGCGTCGATCGCGTCGCGATGGTCACGCCCACCCCGAATGGCGAGATCAACCCGCTCGTCCTCGCCGCGGCGCACATCGCCGGGGTGGACGAGATCTGGAAGGTCGGCGGCGCGCAGGCCATCGCGGCGCTCGCCTATGGCACCGGCCGCATCGCCCCGGTCGACGTCATCACCGGCCCCGGCAACGCCTGGGTCGCCGAGGCCAAGCGCCAGCTCTACGGCGTGGTCGGCATCGACATGGTCGCCGGCCCGAGCGAGATCGTCGTCGTGGCGGATGGACGCAACGATCCGGACTGGATCGCCGCCGACCTGCTCAGCCAGAGCGAGCACGATCCGACCAGCCAGTCGATCCTGTTCACCGACGACGCCGCCTTCGCCCGCGCCGTGGCGCAAGCGGTGGATCTGCAGATCGGCACGCTCGGCACCGCCGACACCGCGCGCGCCGCGTGGGACGCCAACGGCGCGATCATCGTCACCGCGTCGCTCGAGGAAGCGCTGCCGCTGGTCGACCGCCTGGCGCCCGAACATCTCGAACTCGCCTGCGACGATCCGCAGGCTTTGTTCGATCGCGTGCGCCACGCCGGATCGGTGTTCATGGGCCGCCACACGCCCGAGGCGATCGGCGATTACGTCGCCGGCCCGAACCACGTCCTCCCCACCGGCCGCCGCGCGCGCTTCGCCAGCGGCCTGTCGGTGCTCGATTTTATGAAGCGCACCAGCTTCCTGCAACTGGACGAGGCATCGCTGGCCGCGATCGGCCCGGCGGCGGTGGCGCTCGCCGAAGCCGAAGGCCTGCCCGCGCACGCCAGGTCGGTCGCGCTACGCCTTTAG
- the nusB gene encoding transcription antitermination factor NusB, which yields MSQRTPTRTKARSQARAASRLAAVQALYQHDMEGTAITALLHEFHQHRLGATIEDAEYAEAEVDFFDDVVKGTAARLDEIDAAITARLSTGWSLPRLDKSMRAILRAGAYELIARPDVPVGTVITEYVDVAHAFFDKREAGFVNGLLDAIAKDVRT from the coding sequence ATGTCCCAACGCACCCCCACGCGCACCAAAGCCCGCAGCCAGGCCCGCGCCGCCTCCCGCCTCGCCGCCGTGCAGGCGCTGTACCAGCACGACATGGAGGGCACCGCGATCACCGCGCTGCTGCACGAATTCCATCAGCACCGCCTCGGCGCGACGATCGAGGATGCCGAATATGCCGAGGCTGAGGTCGATTTCTTCGACGACGTGGTGAAAGGCACCGCCGCTCGCCTCGACGAGATCGACGCCGCGATCACCGCCCGGCTGTCCACCGGCTGGAGCCTGCCACGGCTCGACAAATCGATGCGCGCGATCCTGCGCGCCGGGGCCTACGAACTGATCGCGCGGCCCGACGTGCCGGTCGGCACCGTCATCACCGAATATGTCGACGTCGCGCACGCCTTTTTCGACAAGCGCGAAGCCGGCTTCGTCAACGGCCTGCTCGACGCGATCGCCAAGGATGTCCGCACTTGA
- a CDS encoding DUF4169 family protein, translating to MTDIVNLRTARKAKARAAKETAAAANRAAFGRTKAEREAAATDADRRARALDGAKRAP from the coding sequence GTGACGGACATCGTCAATCTCCGCACCGCCCGCAAGGCCAAGGCGCGCGCCGCCAAGGAAACCGCAGCAGCCGCCAACCGCGCCGCCTTCGGCCGCACCAAGGCCGAGCGCGAGGCCGCCGCGACAGACGCAGACCGCCGCGCCCGCGCGCTCGACGGCGCGAAACGCGCGCCGTGA